Sequence from the Maniola jurtina chromosome 18, ilManJurt1.1, whole genome shotgun sequence genome:
GATCCTCTTAACAGATTTTAACGTTTGGTGCATCCCAGAGTGCATATAGACTACTTCTTATCTCGGGAAATCCAACAACTatataactataccatgtggggtatcatatgaaaggagtTTAcgtgtaaattctaaaacagattttaatttatttttatgcataatagtttttgatttatcgtgcaaaatttcggaaaaaatactcgagtacggaaccctcggtgcgcgcacttggctagtttttggtgtttttaggattccgtagccaaatggcaaaaaacggaaccctcttTGGATTCgacatgtctgtctgtctgtccgtccgtatgtcacagccactttttccgaaactataagaactatactgttgaaacttggtaagtagatgtattctgtgaaccgtattaagattttcacacaaaaatagaaaaaaaaaaacaataaattttgggggttccccatactgaaactcaattttttttttcatcaaacccatacgtgtggggtatctATGGACAGCTCTTAAAATATATTAGTCTTATTTCcctatttttaaggatattacTAGATATTGGAAaacagttaaataataaaaatttgttatgCATTAAACgtttcatcaaaaaaaattagggCATTTGACctctaaaactttatttttctttaaaatgtcAGTTATTTAGTTATCTCTCCAAGCCGCCGAATTAGATTAACTAATCATTTACTTTGATAAAGGTCGAGTATATATTTAACACTATACAATCTTTTATGGACTTTGATTTAAAGGCGTTAAGTGTTTTAGTGGGGTTTTTAAATCAGAATTAAGAAGATGAGTGTGAACTTTTATGTTTTCTTAAATCACTGTACTCAgttagtgtaacttttcaaacTAGTTACAGTACTAcatttataagttacgccgatgtacctgcgcagaaatcttatctGTGAATGGcacgaaaatatctcagccaatcgaACAATGAACATGTCCTGGAGACGGGACATTGGATACTTTTTaacctgaaaaatcaaagaatccccataagatcacactaatattataaaggcgaaagtttgtatgtgtgtgtgtgtgtgtgtatgtttgttactctttcacgcaataactactgaatggatttggctgaattttggaatggagatagataatatcctggattagcacataggctactttttatcccggaaaattaaagagttcctacgggattttaaaaaaccgaaatccacgcgggcgaagccgcgggcatcttctagtttttaataaacctaaatccatgcgagtGAAGTCGTGGGGATCATCTAGTCATTCATAACGTAACGTTTAGCATAGATAAACCTGTCTCGCACACGATGTACCCATAGAGATTAGTGTATTGCAAAATCGGTGGTCCGCGTTCCTGATAAATGCGCATCGCATCACTGACAGGTGTAGCAAACAACGCAGCGGGGCACTTGCAACATTCATCTCTTCACGCACTACTACCTAGGATATCTAAACTTCATGTATAAGACAGAGGGGACAAAGATTCAACCAACAAACCACTTGGCTATTTTTCCGAAAAGAAGGAggtcaattcgtcggaatcttttttgacgtgacaacgtcttataattcgatagagccagcTGCACGTacgaaaaacatgactcatgcggtgttacctcgctctgaggcgttccatgtaaggcttgaagtgcaagcgagagcgcggaacgagcgacaaagaagcacaatcggcctttgttgtcacgttcaactatcgtcagtaaaccgactttacagacaaccaattttttattgtGTCAACTAGGTTCGGACATCAAACTTGACTACCTACTAATTTAGCTTGAAAGTGCTTGTAtcgttgatatttttttttaagtatcaaATCATTGGGTGACATAGTGAACCTAACTAAGATTGTCATAATACTCTGATAAGTTAAAATTAACACACTCAAAGCAGCGTGGCCGGGGGGACATTACAGGCTGGCAGCAGGCAGTTTAAATTAGACTAAACACAAAACCTCTTCATTTTTCATGAATGAAGAGACCTCGTGCCTCTCAAGCAGACcttccaaaaataaattatgaatatATTTGATATTATCATACTATTTGAATATTCCCACAAGAAAGTGCTACTAAACAATTTCATTTCTCgctattcctcattgctgatgTTTTTAACCCTTTCATCATATAATGGCAACAATTTTCTAGGGATAATAAtacggtgggttcccagatccttctgcATTTACAACACCAGTGACATAGATGTGTTACGTGTTGTAGTTTTGAGTCTAAACCTTAGATACGTAGATATGTTACGCCCACTTccttttacaaattctttaataaatacattgcacataataaacaattttattttgagcTCTAAACTCCAACAGCTACAATCTTAGTTTATCCGCTCTACTCGCGAAATGTCTAAGCTTTTCTCACATCGGAACATTCATCAAAACCAACTTTACCTGCGCACACATTAAAGATGTCGGCTAAAAAATTAACTTCCACCTTATTTGCTTAGCCACCCACAATCGACTCTAGTGTTTATTCTAATGATGTTAGAACTGAAAATTGTGtgtatatttcaaaattaatagcTACTAGACCCTAGAAGTGCATTTAACAAAATATCACGTCCGTCCAAACGCGAAATGCAAGTGTAATGCAAATACTGTGATTTGCTGTAATTGCATTTAGACTACGCTTCGTAACTTGGTAATGTGCGCTTAAATCAAACTGGATATTAATACTGTTTAGCCTTAGATTGTTTGAAAttgtttcttttctttctttaatGCGCTAAATGTAAAGACAGGTTTACATTATGCCAGTTACTAAGGTTAGTACGgcggtctctccgtcacccgctccatacaaatgtatgtTCGGCTCTTAACATATTTTGGTAATTCCATGTGCCTAGTATAAAATGAACTGGGTTAGCATGCGTTATCGCTAATAAATAATgccgaaaaaaaaatttgtttctgTCTAAATCTGTCAGTAAACCAGGTTAATGCCGCATATTAGTATATTGACCAGTGTATTGAGTGTAACAGTTTAACCTATCAGGTTACAATCTTGATGAGAAAATTATGAATGTAGTCACGTAAAGCACACAGTACGTAAATTATCTCGTAGTAAACAGTCGGTTTAGAGGAATGATAATGAGTTTGACACGCTGAACCCTATTCAAACATGCACACCGAATAGGGAGTTTATCTTGATCGATCTCACTACTAGACTACTAGTTGTATTGGTATTATGTAAATTGATTACGGGTCCATATTAAAATAACTACCAAGTACAGTTACTTCagcattataaaatataaattaagaattcaaaaaaacgaaatatctcGCGACGGAAGGATGGAAAGGCACAAAGAGAGCTGGAAGATATTATATGTTTGTTTAAGGAGACAGATGCGGAAAGTTTTCCTATTTTCGTGGCCCGTGAGCTCCATAAATTACCACCCGTGACATTTGACCACATAGATGCAACCCGAGTGTTAAAGGATCTGATCATTCTGCAGGAGGAGATTAAGCTTATTAAATCCAACTATGTTACAAAAGAAATGCTGCAGGTGCATAACGTGGATATGGCCTCACCCAAATGTCAGAGCTCACCGAGTGACCGGTCACCACAGCCGCCACCGGctagttgctttaaaaatgtaaataaaagaaGAGGAGCGTCGAACGCGAACATCTCCATATGTTTGGATAGTGGGCCTGAAGGGCTGCTACACATGGTGAATACTAAGAATACTACTCATTCAGAGGGCGAGGGCGGCGGTGCCACGATTTCGTCACAACTGACGTGTGAGGGTGCGCCTCCTGGCCGTCAGCCCCTTCGGCCGGTACCGGAACTGGTCTCGACGAATCGAGGTAGTGATGGAGTGTGTCCTGTGGCTACTATGGCTGACGTGGTCCGAAAGGAAGGAGACTGGAAGCGGAGGGAGTCACCGGAGGAGTGGACGGAAGTGAGACGACGAAGGTATAGGAACCGCTTTGAAGGTAAGACTGGAAAGGCCCCTAGTGAGCAGAATTGCAAGTTTAGGGCAGCTGAGACTAAGGTGCCGTTGTTTATATCGAATGTGCATAAAGATACCACTGAAAAAGATATTATAGACTACATACATAGTAATACTCAGGAAGTAGTGCagctagaaaaaataaatatgaagatAGATAAAGGCTACAATTCATATAAAGTATGGGTGTCTAAAGGCAAAAGGAATCTGTACTTAAATGATACGTTATGGCCGGAGGGGATTTCCTTccgtaattttatatattttagacaCAGTATAGCTGCGAATACGGTTCCTTTACAAACTTAAATGGCCAGTAAGAACTACGTAAATAAGATTATTAGTTATAATTGTAAAAATGTCAAGACTTCTGTCCATGAAATAAGACAACTCTGCCATGAAGTGGATATTATAGCGTTGCAGGAGACTTGGTTGTTGCCCTACGATATCTCTTTCTTGGGTCAGATACACGATGACTTTGAATTTCACGGAAAATCAGCTGTTGACATCACATCGGGCATATTGCGCGGCCGGCCGCATGGCGGCGTTGCGGTTCTGTGGCGTAAATCGATGTTTGATAACGTGTGTATTATCGAATCAAATAATAATCGTATAGCTGCGATAAAAATCTCAAAGAGTGGTTGCGAGTATGTAGTGTGCAGTGTATACATGCCTACTGATTGTATGGAAAATTTAGTTATATTTACGGAGTGCTTAGGTGAGTTAAGTGCTATTATTGAGAATGCAGGGGCGGAACATGCATTTTTACTTGGGGACTTTAATGCCCACCCGACTGGGTGTTTTGGAAAGGAACTTTTATCGTTTTGCGCGGAGCAAAAATTGATATGTGCGGATATTGAGCTGCTAGGTATGGACTCGGACACATTTACGTTCATTAGTGATGCTCATAACAACTGTAGGCGATGGTTAGACCATTGCTTAGTTACGGGAGCGGCTAGAATAACTATTCAGGACATTTGTGTGGAATATGGTGTGCACTCCTCTGACCATTTTCCACTTGTCATTAATTGTAATCTTGGTGCTTTTCGTCGCTCAATGCCGACATCGGGTAGAGAAAAAGAGATAAATAGGGTTATATGGGGGTGTAGGGACTTGACTCAGGTAGAGAAGTACACTCAAATTTGTAATGAGGAGCTACGTTACATAGATTTTCCTTGTGAAATGATTGAATGTGTGAAGAATAAGATGTGTCAGTGTGTCgatcataggctacttattgATGATATGTACCTAAGAATAGTAAATGTAATGTCAAAGGCTGCGATTGCTACTTATagggaaaaaaattgtaaaaataaaaataaagtagtggTAGGTTGGAATCGACATGTAGGCGAGGCGCACAGGGAGGCTAAGCGTTGCTTTCATGTATGGGTATATTTTGGCAAGCCCTCCGTGGGTCAGTATTATGATTCTATGGTTAAAAgcaggaaaatatttaaatctaaattaaaatggtgtaTTAGACACCAAGACGAAATTAAAATGGATATTATTGCTAAAAATCATaagaataaaaagtttaaagaatTTTGGAAGTGTACCAGAAGTTTAACGCCAAGGCCTGGCCTGCCTGTGTGTGTCGGTGGAATTAGTGACACCAAGGACATAGCCAATTTGTTTATGAATCATTTCAGGGTGCAAGCGCTGCCTGTTACGCACGATTATGTAAGTGAGCATACAGTGGAGGGACTTGATGCTGAACCTAATCACACCTTGGCCTTTTTTAAAACTGAAGAGGTCAAGAAGATTGTCAAGTGTATGACTCGTGGAAAATCGCCAGGGCATGATGGGTTGAGCATTGAGCATCTTCAGTATGCTGGTGTGCACCTGCCTAGAGTTTTATGTCTGCTGTATAACATATGCATGGTCCATTCATACTTGCCGGAGGAATTGATGAGGAATGTGGTGGTGCCAGTTGTGAAGGACAGAACGGGGGACGTTACAGATATCAAAAACTATAGACCGATTTCATTAGCTACCATAACAGCCAAGGTACTTGACGGCCTCCTGGATAGACAACTGGATCAATACCTAGACCTGCATGATGCACAGTTTGGGTTTAGGGCGGGGCTCTCCACCGAGAGTGCCGTGTTGACCCTAAAGGAGACCGTCAAGTATTATACGAGCAGGAAAACACCAGTGTACGCCTGCTTCTTGGATCTCTCAAAAGCGTTTGATCTGGTGTCTTACCCGATACTCTGGGACAAGCTCAGACGCACTGGCATGCCGCAGGAACTCATCAGCATCTTTAGGCACTGGTATGCAAGGCAGGCTAACCAGGTAAGGTGGGCGGGGGTATACTCGGACACGTATAGGCTGGAATGCGGAGTCAGGCAAGGTGGACGGAGCTCACCGAAGCTTTTCAGCCTGTACATGAACGAGCTGATCGAGGGGCTCAGCAGCATGCATGCGGGATGTTCGATTGATAATCAGATGATTAATAACATCAGTTACGCGGATGATATGGTGCTGCTGAGCCCATCGGTCTGTGCGCTGAGAGATTTGCTGAGGGTGTGCGAAGACTATGCTGAAAAGCATGgacttaaatataatgtaaaaaaaagcatGCTAATGGTCTTTGCGGCGGGTAGCATTTCTCCCAGCTATGTACCTCCAGTGAGACTGTACGGTGCAGAGCTGGTTAGGGTGCCCAAATTCACATACCTGGGTCATGTGGTTACAGCAGACATGAAAGATAACTGTGACATAGATAGGGAACGGAGGGCGTTGGCGGTTAGAGGGAATATGATAGCTCGCAGATTTGCACGTTGCTCAAAAGAAGTTAAGGTCACTTTGTTCAAGTCCTTTTGTCAGAGcttctacacgtgcagtctgtgggTTGACTATACCCAAAAAACTATAAACGCTCTCCGAGTCCAGTATAATAACATCTTCAGAATAATGTTGGGACTGCCTCGATACTGTAGCGCGTCCGGTATGTTTGCGGAGAACCGTGTAGACGGTTTCTTCGCAATAATGCGGAAACGGATCGCCTCAATTAAAAGCAGGCTGGAGAGAAGTCCCAACATTATCCTGAaggtgatagcagacagacaggacagcgctctcaaagcgcactggatgtctgcattagttaataagtatattaattatattaactaacatagaataagtttcctactaacatacattacattataatttagttactaacataggttaagatgtttactaacataatattgtgggcctttgttgcttaaataataaataaataataataataataataaaaacccccgacactaaaaagtaaaaaaataataagttagtaggtatgCATTGGCCGTATAAGTTCAATCTAtaattagtaaagtttttattcaaGCGCTCGTTGACCGCTAAAGGTAACAGAAACTATTCTTTCTAAAAAACAGATGGTTTTCTAAGCTGTTTCTGTTACCTTTAGCGGGCCCCCAACTCAACGAGCGCttgaataaaaactttactaattaAGATTAAACTCCTCACCTCACCCTGCCtcgcgaaggttacagtaactagaaaagagctcttaactttcaaacggctgaaccgattttcttggattatagctaagaacactctcgatcaagccacagacagatacacagatacataaggcaaacttataacacccctcttttagggtcgggggttgaaaattaataaaatatgtataacgtGTAAGGTTGTTAAACTAGGATCAAATCCAGCGATTACACCAAAAGCATTACAATTAGCGTGTCTTTTGTGAGCTAAAAGCCGCCTTTGTCCTCACAGGCAGCCCAAAGTACTGAATAATCAGGCACAATATTTGAGAGTCAATCTGTTTGGTCTACTGATTCACCAGGCGCCCTGCTACACCACACACCGAACTGTGGTGCCACAGCGTGATTACATACAGATAGGCGATGCTTTTGATGTTTGCGGACGAGCTTTATGGTTGTATCATGGTCAATCTCCCAGAACGAGGGCTTAGGCCACAGttcaccacactggccaagtacggattgacagacttgacacttctttgagaatattatggagaactttgtaagtttcctcacgatgttatcttCACGGTAAAGCaagtttaattgtttaaaatacacAACTCCGTAAAGTTCTAAGAAGTGCGGTCACGCCGacggggatcgaacccccgacctcaaAACTAGTCCAGTCTGAACTTGCAACATGGTGGTTTGCGCCAGGCATGTTCATACATTAATATtaaacactagccgatgcccgcgacttcgcccgcgtggatttaggttttacagaattccgtgggaactctttgattttccgggataaaaagtagcctatgtgttaatccaggatattagctatcgccattccaaatttcagccaaatccgttctgtagtttttgcgtgaaggagtaacaaacatacacacacatacacacaaactttcgcctttataatattagagtgattagtgtgatacctacaagGCTGGCTGAGTCTGTTTTTGCACATCGCAGAGTCATGGGTTCCTTATTCAGAATGGACttcttgttttgcgcgcactatatAGCACCGCATGTACACATCCGAACAATCACAGACATGGATTAAACATTTATATCATTGCGAACAATCAGTActgagaaaaataattaaaaattgtttcgCGGACTTGTGCACATCGGTGTAATCTCTTCCCCGCCTCACCTCTGTGACTATGTCAGAATCTGTCTCTAGCGACCgagtgtatgaaatattttgtaGCATCTAACATACCCAAACAACTAATCCACTTCTAAGCAAAATAATTAAAGAATATTCTgctgataaaattaattaccgTTCGGTATTACCCCTCCCTCATTTCCCCCTGTGACACGATGGATCCGTCTAGATACTCTAAACGTCTAGGTCGACCGACTGTATGGTTTCTTTAGACTGCGGTGGTACTGTGTTGTGTAACATGAGAAAAATGCACCAGGACACCGTGGGAACGAGCGTATTAAGCAACGGTCAATATTAGCCGATGCTATTCATTGTTACCGACGAATTTAGAAGTAACATTCTCTATGGCATCGTCAAACATACCACTTATACCGCCCGTACCTTTTACACCTACGTGCCCCCGGCTCCCGTGTTTGTATTTAGGTTTGTGATTAGTCCGTCTGTCGCGTTGCCGATATATAATagtaaataatgtatttttgtgGGTCACTTTTATTGCCGGTGGCTCAGGAATCGTCATGGGTGGTTCGGATTTTTTGACCCCTTTCATTTTTACGACAATGCTCTTTTTTGGATGCCGCGTTCATGTTGAATATGATAGAGTCTTCACAGGATTCACTTGCATTCTTTATGCGTTCCATTTTACGTTAAactgtttggtttagcggagtgtattttattttatgtcgGGTTAGAGGGGTTGATTCGTAGTGCGCTCTAGGCTAACGTAGTTTGGCATTCATTCAAATATTAACCAATTAAACTCAATAAAGACGTGTTGGAGTCTCCAAATTACTGGACTGATACCCTGAGGACGCTGCGGAGGaaggatgaggaaggcggaggaccgtgtgatGGCGCTCTCTTGGGGAAACCtaggtccagcagtggacgcaaacaggctgattaatTGATTGAAACTCAATGAAATATTGTAATTATGGTCTACGAACTAATATTTGTCTATTGTTTTCCAATTCgttattttaaagttacacgggttgAAGGACAACATACAAGTCATTTATACCAGACATACCagcgtaactttaaaattagtaatttttcaAATCTGGCAAACCGTATACAattggatattagtttctagaacatgtttACAAAACTACATctagtttgattggttaatatccaaatagcctcaatagttcaacggttaaaaagcgggctgaattccgaaagatcggcggttcaagccccactcgttgcactgcagttgtcgtacctattcctagcacaagctttaagcttagttggaggggaacgGAGAAAATTAATCATGGCTAATACTATTTTAATTGAACCaatctacgtttgtatggagtgagtgacggagagtcctcTGTTAAACTGTTTGGTTATACTCTATTTgatttgaagtcggtttttaagAAATATGTTAGCTATATCATGAGATTAAACTTACAATGTCATGTTTTATTCTCATATCATCCCATATTGGGATTAGAGCAACTTACTTGACAACTTAAAGAGCGTTTGGGTGCTTGTTTGCGTTTTCTAAAAGTACAATAACCCAACGAATTGGGTGCTTATGGATGTTACTTAGGCATAAGAGCTTGAAAAATTGTCTGTTTATCTAAATATTTAGTCAAATAGATGTAAAAACGTTGAGTAATTTTCTTTAATCGTGGCCATGTTTAGCCATATTAATATAGTGTATAGTAAAATAGGAAACTAGcttatttttttggtttcgtACTATTgcgatctcctcatttctgttTTAAGTAGAGAAATTTCAAGGATGTtaacgtcataatagctatctgcatgccaaatttcagcgatttcagctcgatccgtccaacAGTTTGAGATGTGCGTAGATAATTCGCcatagggttgccacctgccacttcttgatttaagagttaccagcatcaaaaatacggCTTTAAGATTTTTTACGAGAGacaatgttttatattttaatacttattgtttGAAGAAGCTTGAAGCTCTCCGTTTTgtgaaacaaaaatgtataaaaatctttgcacgttaacttaaaattatatttaacgacttcacagtatcaatattgGGTCGGTTTCGGCTACGCGGGGATTGGTCCACGCATTGCAgcacaaagaaaatattcttgCTACTGGACGAAACGTCAGGGTTTGGTTTCGCCAGCAAgctccggctgaatttgtaaaaaaatacggGTGGTTTATTTaacctgtattttattttcgcaattacgggtttctgtattatcataccctgaaatacggggtaacatGTAAGATACGGGGCATCTGCGGCAACCCTAATATCGAAGCTGAAGAACACGCTGTATAACCCATTGGAATTTGAGCATCACCTCACACTTCGCGTGCAGTTCATAGGCTCTTGTTAATCGAAAACGATACAATGCGTCACAACTATCGACTCGGTCATAATCAAATTAAATCCTTATGATGTGAAGGATTGTAAACGTCGCCTAATTACGGTCTTCACACCGCCTTGTGGAAATAATTACAAAGGTTCTCATAGGGACACATTCAAGGGTGACAGAGAAAGGGTTATCAGGTTCAAAGGGAGGGAGGGAGAGGACGTTGTGGTGCAAACAATGTGTGAAATATGTTCCTTTGTAAGGCAGGAAGTGGCTGAAAAGTAATAGAGCCTTTTATTGCAGTTTTGTGTATGAAATGGTATTTTAACCTCTCGTAAAATAATATCAGCAAAATAGTAAAATAGTAGCAGGAAGTAGGAAACCTACACTAAGCAACTAGTTGAGCTTTCAATTGCCTACAAGGTGTTAGGTGATAGATGAAGACAGTAGTAaataattcacggttttcggattttttcctttacttatgctataagagctacctacctgcccataattctaggtcaacaggaagtatcctataggttttttgacagtcACGACAGAATAACGACCTGTAttagtttttcgttttgaggtaaaAATACAGGCACAAGAACAGGTAAAAATTGTCTCAATCGCTTACAGGCAAACTTTGGTGAAAGGCGAAGCGAGAGAGAGAACGCGAAAACCGCAGAGACATTACAATTAAATAATTCAAtacaattaacagggctctctccgtcactcgtttcatacaatcatagttccaatttcatttgaatattaagcaaccaaagtccatgaaattttgcagacatattctagaaactaatatctgtgtctgtggtgttttagatttttctaaaaatatgtagttttaaaataacaggggctcaaagatttgtacgaaattttttaagaccgcgtaactttgaaaccgaatattttaacagaaatctggaaaaccacagacatagatattagtttctagaatatgtctgcaaaatttcatggactttggttgcttaatattcaaatgaaataggaactacgattgtatgaaacgagtgtaGCAGGTACTAGCTACttacatttgacgtaattttacacacattttataatttatcatGAGGTCATACTTGTGTCAGGTTACACTTGTAGCACAATACGATAATTTATAATGCCTTAGATAAAATCTAGGCAGTTAGGCACCTAGACGTGACATTAACCCACTATAAATCAATGCTCTTCAACCGACGACACTAAAGGCTGAAACCAACAGAACGCGATAGCAGGCCGATGCGATGCCAACATGTTTAACGTGCCTGAAAGTTATGTGATCGAAGGTGCATGGGAGACGCCAACCTTCTTGTTCGCTTTGAAATGGTCACATTAGGGATCGGCCACAGAATCAGCGGAAGATGGCACCTCGAGCACACACCCGCCCGCCCCGCATATTCGTTACGGTCCAACGATGCAGGGTGAAATTtgggcgggtgcaaacctagctatGTTACTGCACTGCACTAACTATACCAGTGCAAACATACAGCTGTTGCAAATTCAGAACTATCAAGAAAATTGACGTAGTATAtactttaaaattacagtgAATTCGAGTACCATTTGCCATATTATAGCCACATCACAcggtgtgtctgtgtgtgtgtgtgtgtatgtttgttactccttcacgcaaaaaccactcgatggatttggctgaaattcggaatggagataaataatatcctagattagcacataggctactttttatcccggaaaatcaaagagtttccacgggatttcaaaaaacctaaatccacgcggacgaagtcgcgggcgtcagctagtagctCCATAAAGGTATCGACATACAATCGCAAAGGCCGGTGAGAAAGCTCATCAATTACGCTATGTTGCAAAAGCTCTAAGAAATCGTTGTCGTACTGATCTTGCTAAGGCTCTGTGCATCGCACCGCGTATTTGCCGTGCGATGTGTAGTTCAGGCTTAACTATCATCGACGCTGTTTGATCATCGCATTACTCATACGAGTAGAACAAAACAAGCGAAACGCCATCAAATAAATATCAATCTGACGGTGGACACGGTTCACTTTGTATTTTCTGACATTATCTAGGGTTTTGGTTACGTCCTATAATACAAAGATATACTCTAAGCCTCGATTTCAACGATGACGCAGCGACGAAATGAACCAAATTATTGTTTTGATTCTATTAACTTACCTTAACCTTGTCGCTCAAAATCGATGATGTAAAGAGCTATGTAATATCCTGAATTTACTGTTATACCACTGCGCTGGTGGTAATAATTTATCTGATTTACTGACAGATCTACAGATACGTTAATTTCAACTTATTTGGGACTTATCTAGTCCAAGAAATAGAATGAGTATATTTAAAGCTTATATTAAACTACTATCAAGTAACGTGATGCAAAATCATCGTGCAAAAATGGTTGTTTGTTGGTGTGTCTTTTAATTACGCTGCAAGTCACAACAGAATAACA
This genomic interval carries:
- the LOC123874606 gene encoding uncharacterized protein LOC123874606; translation: MPVTKNSKKRNISRRKDGKAQRELEDIICLFKETDAESFPIFVARELHKLPPVTFDHIDATRVLKDLIILQEEIKLIKSNYVTKEMLQVHNVDMASPKCQSSPSDRSPQPPPASCFKNVNKRRGASNANISICLDSGPEGLLHMVNTKNTTHSEGEGGGATISSQLTCEGAPPGRQPLRPVPELVSTNRGSDGVCPVATMADVVRKEGDWKRRESPEEWTEVRRRRYRNRFEGKTGKAPSEQNCKFRAAETKVPLFISNVHKDTTEKDIIDYIHSNTQEVVQLEKINMKIDKGYNSYKVWVSKGKRNLYLNDTLWPEGISFRNFIYFRHSIAANTVPLQT